A genome region from Cryptococcus tetragattii IND107 chromosome 13, whole genome shotgun sequence includes the following:
- a CDS encoding mitochondrial 37S ribosomal protein uS12m: protein MNPSRSLLVLTSSFSRLAMRSAQPAFARPAAMPAIRPAMGLERGFASSSRCEATINQIMRGARKSTKRKSSVPLLDGCFQKKAVCAKVYTTKPRKPNSAVRKVARVKLSNGQMTTAYIPGEGHNLQEHSVVLVRGGGAKDLPGVRYKIVRGTMDLNGVAGRISARSKFGVKKPKKS from the exons ATGAATCCCTCAAGATCGCTCCTAGTGCTcacttcctcattctccaGGCTCGCCATGCGATCAGCCCAGCCCGCTTTCGCCAGGCCTGCCGCTATGCCCGCGATCCGACCCGCTATGGGTCTCGAAAGAGGATTTGCCTCGAGCTCCCGATGCGAAGCTACCATCAACCAAA TCATGCGAGGTGCCCGAAAATCTACCAAGCGAAAATCCTCTGTCCCTCTTCTCGACGGGTGTTTCCAAAAAAAGGCAGTCTGCGCCAAAGTCTACACCACCAAGCCTCGTAAACCAAACTCTGCTGTACGAAAAGTTGCCCGGGTAAAGCTCTCCAACGGGCAGATGACGACTGCGTACATCCCCGGTGAGGGACACAACTTGCAGGAACATTCGGTTGTCCTGGTGAGGGGTGGTGGTGCCAAGGATCTGCCTGGTGTGAGGTACAAGATTGTGAGAGGAACAATGGATTTGAATGGTGTGGCTGGAAGGATCTCTGCGAGGTCCAAGTTTGGTG TCAAGAAGCCCAAGAAGTCATAG